The Ctenopharyngodon idella isolate HZGC_01 chromosome 19, HZGC01, whole genome shotgun sequence genomic sequence gttcccggtctgcagtggtcagtatctgtcaaaagtgctccaaggaaggaacagtggtgaaccggcgacagggtcatgggcggccaaggcttattgatgcacgtggggaacgaaggctggcccgtgtggcccgattcaacagacgagctactgtagctcaaattgctcaagaagttaatgctggttctgatagaaaggtgtcagaatacacagtgcatcacagtttgcatagccgcagaccagtcagggtgcccatgctgacccctgtccaccaccgaaagagccaacagtggacacgtgagcatcagaactggaccacggagcaatggaagaaggtggcctggtctgaagaatcacatttttttttttgcatcacgtggatggccgggtgcgtgtgcgtcacttacctggggaacacatggcaccaggatgcactatgggaagaaggcaagccagtgtgatgctttgggcaatgttctgttgggaaaccttgggtcctgccatccatgtggatgttactttgacacgtaccacctacctaagcattgttgcagaccatgtacactctttcatggaaacggtattccctggagtctgtggcctctttcagcaggataatgctcctgccacaaagcaaaaatggttcaggaatggtttgaggagcacaacaacgagtttgaggtgttgacttggcctccaaattccccagatctcaatccaatcgagcatctgtgggatgtgctgaacaaacaagtccgatccatggaggctccacctcgcaacttacaggacttaaaggatctgctgctaacatcttggtgcagataccacagcacaccttcagaggtctagtggagtccatgcctcgacgggtcagggctgttttggtgGCAAAAGGgtgaccaacacaatattaggaaggtggccataatgttatgcctgatcggtgtatataaaacattaaGCTCTTGTAGTGCATGCCGCCACTCAACGAATCAGAACTGATAAAAGATTTTAGATAAAAGCTTCAGCCAGATCCATAAATCTAATTAGTAACTTGTGATAAATTGGTctgtgaatatttaaaaaacaaaaatacagactTTCACTGGAGCATATAATGCACAATCATCTGCAGATGTGGAGATAAAGGCAGATCATCCAGAATGATATATGGGGTTCATCTGCAACGCAGGCCAAATGTGAAAGCCCCAAATTCCCTTTGTGTTACGAACTGAGGCCACTTAAATGACCTCATCTCACTACACACGTTCTCAAAAGGTCTGTAAAAAGAACGCTGATGGTCAAGAGCACTTATACAGTTTTGATTGTGCACACGACTtcttttgaattgaaaatgctAATTGAAACACAGCTCACTCTACATTCCTCCCATAATACCTCATTTAACTCTAGTACACAAATATTTGTCTTACACCAGCCCTCAAGATGGTTTCCATTCTGACCAAGCTTGCAACTGATTTATTACGTTCGTCATTAGTAGAGAtggaggtgttgacttggcctccaaattccccagatctcaatccaatcgagcatctgtgggatgtgctgaacaaacaagtccgatccatggagtctccacctcgcaacttacaggacttaaaaggatctgctgctaacatcttggtccagataccacagtccatgccttgacgggtcagggctgttttggtggcaaaagggggaccaacacaacattaggaaggtggtcataatgttatgcatGAACGGTGTATATCCAACATCGAGTGATGTCAATATATCAAAACATTCATCACAAACTCGTCAGCAGTGAGTCTGTATGATTGAGGCTTGAATCTTTAGATCTGCGGATTAAACTGAAGCGCTTCAAATACTGATGCATGCAAAAATAAGAGTTCCAGCATGTTGGGATATTTCAGAGATTACAGCAACATCATAGTTCGCTCCTGAAGAGTCTGATGAGCCTCTCACTGCTAGCGCTTACATCACCGCACATGTTTCTAATGGACAATTACTGACAGAAACAGGCCATCAAACTCAGCTGAAGCATCAAGACTGCAGTCGTAGTCCAGCAGTTAAGGAAAGCTTGAGTGGTAATTCCATTACAATTATAACTAGTGCTTAAAGCTACGCTATGTAACTTTTTACCATCATTCGTCTGTGCGTGTTTCCACCACACCCGTAAAGACACGGTCAGGCTTACATGCAGCCACAACAAACGAATCTCGAACAGAAAAGTTTGCCCGTAATAAATCACAAATCAACATAATTTGCATAGCATCACATTTGCAGTGCATTGACTAGATTCACAAAACACTGAAGTGAAGGTCCAATAACGGTCAGCACTGATGCTGACATGTGCTGTATGTCTTCTATGTCGGGTTACAGTGATGTGTGTTGGGTTACAGTGGTGTGGGTTGGGTTACAGTGGCGTGTGTTGGGATACAGTGGCGTGTGTTGGGTTACAGTGATGTGTGTTGGGTTACAGTGGTGGGTTACAGTGGTGTGTGTTGGGTTACAGTGATGTGTGTTGGGTTGGGTTACAGTGATGTGTGTTGGGTTACAGTGGTGGGTTACAGTGATGTGTGTTGGGCTGGGTTACAGTGATGTGTGTTGGGTTACAGTGGTGTGTGTTGGGTTACAGTGGTGGGTTACAGTGATGTGTGTTGGGTTACAGTGATGTGTGTTGGGTTACAGTGGTGTGTGTTGGGTTACAGTGATGGGTTACAGTGATGTGTGTTGGGTTACAGTGATGTGTGTTGGGTTACAGTGATGTGTGTTGGGTTGGGTTACAGTGATGTGTGTTGTGTTGGGTTACAGTGATGTGTGTTGGGTTACAGTGGTGTGTGTTGGGTTACAGTGGTGTGTGTTGGGTTACAGGTTACAGTGATGTGTGTTGGGTTACAGTGATTTGTGTTGGGTTATGGGTTACAGTGATGTGTGTTGGGTTACAGtggtgtgtgttgtgtgttggGTTACAGtggtgtgtgttgtgtgttggGTTACAGTGGTGTGTGTTGGGTTACAGTGGTGTGTGTTGGGTTACAGTGATTTGTGTTGGGTTGCGAGTTACAGTGGTGTGTGTTGGGTTACAGTGGTGTGTGTTGGGTTACAATGGTGTGTGTTGGGTTACAGTGGTGTGTGTTGGGTTACAGTGATTTGTGTTGGGTTACAGTGATTTGTGTTGGGTTACAGTGATTTGTGTTGGGTTACGGGTTACAGTGATGTGTGTTGGGTTACAGTGATTTGTGTTGGGTTACAGGTTACAGTGGTGTGTGTTGGGTTACAGTGGTGTGTGTTGGGTTGGGTTACAGTGGTGTGTGTTGGGTTACAGTGATGTGTGTTGGGTTACAGTGATGTGTGTTGGGTTACAGTGGTGTGTGTTGGGTTACAGTGGTGTGTGTTGGGTTACAGTGGTTTGTGTTGGGTTACAGTGGTGTGTGTTGGGTTACAGTGGTTTGTGTTGGGTTACGGGTTACAGTGATGTGTGTTGGGTTACAGTGATTTGTGTTGGGTTACGGGTTACAGTGGTGTGTGTTGGGTTACAGTGATGTGTGTTGGGTTACAATGGTGTGTGTTGGGTTACAATGGTGTGTGTTGGGTTACAGTGATGTGTGTTGGGTTACAATGGTGTGTGTTGGGTTAAAATGGTGTGTGTTGGGTTACAGTGGCGTGTGTTGGGTTACAGTGATGTGTGTTGGGTTACAGTGGCGTGTGTTGGGTTACAGTGGTGGGTTACAGTGGTGTGTGTTGGGTTACAGTGATTTGTGTTGGGTTACGGGTTACAGTGATTTGTGTTGGGTTACGGGTTACAGTGGTGTGTGTTGGGTTACAGTGATGTGTGTTGGGTTACAGTGGTGTGTGTTGGGTTACAATGGTGTGTGTTGGGTTACAGTGGTGTGTGTTGGGTTACAGTGGTTTGTGTTGGGTTACAGTGGTTTGTGTTGGGTTACAGTGGTTTGTGTTGGGTTACGGGTTACAGTGATGTGTGTTGGGTTACAGTGATTTGTGTTGGGTTACGGGTTACAGTGATGTGTGTTGGGTTACAGTGGTGTGTGTTGGGTTACAGTGATGTGTGTTGGGTTACAGTGATGTGTGTTGGGTTACAGTGGTGTGTGTCGGGTTGCAGTATGTTGAGATGTTACATGCGTGGCTGCTGAGGCAGAGATGGGCACTAAACATTCATACGGCTGTAAATCAAGCAGAGCTTCTGTCCAAAACACATAGCTTGTTTTTCCATTGCCAGATTGAGCTCATTTTATGTCTgtgtaaaaattaatttgtttttcctTTGGAAAAGACACTCGGCCAGATTTAAGTTTGGGCTGCTGTGGGAGCTGTAAAATACTTTctgtacctgatattatcagatgaggagggaaaaaaaaaagaaaaataaagtgggTGATTCTCATTTACAGTttagcaataaaaaaataaaattaaaaaaaaatattgaaattttatttaaagctgcagtcgtaactttttggttaaaaatgatccaaaataaatttctgagcaagtacataaccagccagtgctcaatctccttaccttagcccgattcacaatggcaagcttgtaataatgttttataataaaatcggtactggtgggtttccacaggaaattcgagcatgcagccgttcgtctttgcgtcattatgtcatggctgtttacataaagaacgagtcccagctagtaggctatatcatgtgaggatcATGTATAgctttttctcacagcagctggaataattaaacatccactttgatggcggattgtatggtatgagaAATGAacattagagattagactgtacagaaactgaaatctacaggtaacgctaatacacactaaatacagtcacgcaatgctgatgttaacattaacaatttgagaacaaagtataacaataaaaatttgcatggtttgacgtgatccgagctaagtgatcattagatttaatcaccattggtaatgcgatttattgtaatgcttttttttcctcagttggtcagaaaaaaagtggcagatttgttacttgcttgttcagatgacattccctggtgaaaattcttattttggtcatacttccaagactacaatctgtgattctgaagtacagtatccacaccgtgtggtgattgacagcaaacattagattcatccgcgctgaggagccgtgccgatgcacaacccacgtaaaaatgataattccacaaataactgcaattgcaggtttcaaacagagatggcgacaaagaggcaaaacttacagactgctgCTTTAAATCAACATAGAAAACAGTCTGTCCAGCAAATATTAAATCCTTTAAAAGATTACTcctcaatatttttgtcttgtttttcagtacaaatatctaagcattcctaaatcaagatacatttactgcaGAAGCAGAATGACTTCAAccattaagtcttgttttcagaaaaattcatcaaaatgaagcgagtttgtgcttaaaatcagaacaaatatctgtcagtggagtcagaaaaataaagtcacgttttttttttttttgtttttttttttagaaaacaagacttaatattttacagaattttgcttctccagtaaatgtatcttgatttaaccCTTGTACGTccttatggacatttttgtgttttttagttttgtttggggttttttttgtttgtttgttttatcattttaccTGTGTTAATACCAACTGCATAAATTCAGGCAcaggtgtgtatttttattgaaattttactattttacccccattttacttaaaaaaaaaaaaaaaatctattttgcaCTAGAAACACAAAATAGTTGCTCTCAGGACCTTAAGTTCAAAAATATCCCCATTGAAACctattaaaactgcaatttttaatcCAGGGTCATTTAAAATGATGCAATCTTTGTTAATAGGCTTTCATTCTGTTGGTAAGgcttcaaaattattttttttttaccagatgGTGCCATTTTCTCAGGTTTGGCCTATGAAGCAAACACTCGCTTTATTCCTGTTTTCTTACAGAGCCAGTtggataaattatgcagctataATTGGGTGTATTGGTATGGATGTCAGAGAGtggtttatatgtgtgtatcgaaataaattgtgtgtgtgcttgtaatatttgagagagaaaaactctactgcaaatcacaaatccaaatttggtactgcgcccaaacaaactcttactgaaagctcattttttgagttatcaacctcaaatttgtaacaacttatttagatttatggctttgaatttctagcagttttagagttcaatatgtttcataaaatatatattttatataaaataatgttcataaatcattttcataaacttaaacctctataacttttttcttatttcactttttaaacttttttttttttacttcaacaataatctgccaagggtcatctttaaaatgagaccaaacttaagtctgtgctcccaagctttataTGACAGTTTttggaaaaagacatttttgtcCTCTATGGACCtgtgtgtaactttttttttgattgaCACACGGGCTAAGAATGCTTatatatttgtgctggaaaacaagacaaaaatactgaggaagacatttttttgccatataTTTAGCTGAAAAAGCAGTTTTTTTATCTGATCTCATCCTTAAAATGACTAATAAAAGATTGATTTTATATTGACTGGAAAGACCGGTCAAGTTCACCCTTCATCTTTAAATCTATTGATATTTGCTATTATTGTTGAGGAAGGATCTGCAACAGTAGTCTGAATCGATACTGAAATCACATCAGCAGTTCTTGTGTCACGTGACATGCAGGCGTGTTTACGTGCCGTGCTGGTGAAGGTGATGTGGTAGGTGTCGTACTGCACAGCCGCTGGAGTCCAGGACAGCGTGACGGAGGACTCGGTGATGTCCCTGGTGCTGAGACGAGAGACGCCCGCCAGCGCTGGACACAAAACACAGAGACAAGTGTACAACGCTCCCATTCAAAGCCATCTGTTTCTACTTGAAGCGATAACTGCAGTGCTGCATGTCCGATTACTGCTGACCCGCTGCTGAATTCATTCACCAACAGCACTAATAAAGACACAACGTAATGTTGGCGTATAACCACATGTGCAGGTTATTTAAACACCTCCATATGGAATATAAAGCGCTATTTAAAGTGTCTCTAAAGTTGTTATACTTTCTGATCCTACCCAGCGGACAGATGCAGTAAAAATCTtaaagttcagatttttttttttttttttttttttgaggttaaataatagtatttgtacacacactgtaaaaaaaaagatcataatTTTAACTGTGAAAAACCGTAAAttaacattcccagaattccctgcgtgatacttcacatttgatgtattttcgttgaaataaccgtttcttcttagttttttctaatcagttatgtacattagggtttaaTGTTAcgtctaatgttgttaaattgtttattgcattttttaatgtcatgtgtgttgcaatgatggtgtttagtgtttgtgtaaaTGACACTGTGACACTCTGATtcgtcatgtgactctcatcaccatTTGTATTGGTTGTTGTtagtgtattacaaaggtacaaaacagatgtTAGTACTTCActaggttggtaaattaacattatatcagttaatgaaatacgttttttgttttttttttttactgtaaatttaagtaaaatctGTAAAACCTAAACTGTTGctacaatattttttacagtaaatttctggcaaagcacagtttgtttgttttttttgttttttttacagtgtgtgttttaGAGGTGTATGACTGtattctacactctaaaaaatgctggattaaaaacaacccaagttgggttgaaaatggacaaacccagcgactgagtttttttaacccagtggttgggttaaatgtttgccaaatgtattttttatttaactcaactattgtttaaaaatgactatgtctggcttaaaatgaacccaaaataggttggaaattaagaatcagacacataattactagaggccacaataataatcaaaaggtgaacatttattaataagcaatttaataaatgtttattgtttaattattattaattaaacttattaataaatgttcagttattaaacatatttaataaatgttaatttccaacatactttgggttcattttaaccctctggttactgaaaaaaaaatgtatttcaaagaaatgaatgtactatattttaattCGATaaggttttttatttaatattttgtatttttaggggactTTGTGGTgctaaattatatatacactgtagttataatccatttgtcataaatcttgaatgctttaAGCCTTAATTTTGATCTCTTTTCAAAGACAACTTTTGGcaaattattgctgaagtgaaaaaagttaACTTAAAGTTTGGGCTTTAAGTTAACTTAAAAAGTTACAGAATTTGacgtttattgttatgaaaaatgcacaaaaacactatttttaatttttatattaaatatatattttcaggaACACGTTTTAAACTAAAACTGTGAGGatatcaaagccataaatctaaacaagttgtgttccaaatttgagcttgatatctcaaaaaatgagctttcagtaagatttagtttggccgcagtaccaaaagttttcactagatgaaatttgtctcccattcatttccaatgacATTGATGagcacaagtgtgactattttttcaggaccatttaaacttttcaaatcatgctcatgatttttttttttttttttttttttttgttcacatagcaagtgccaaaaccttatcaagtttcgtaccattccaattccaaaaatgactgaagagcaccagagggttaatcaagcaatacagtcatttttaaacagttacgtaaaactacccagcaggttgggcaaacatttaaccaaaccactgggttaaaacaacccaatcactgggtttgttgATTTTCAACCcaatattttttagagtgtaacaattaatgtattataaaagaaaagattttaaTGGGATTATAAGGAGATTTTGTGTAGaattacagtaataaacagtAATTATAGGATaagaaaatactgtttttttcttttctttttttttttacatgtttttctgacagaatttttctggttttaaacattttctgaTGCCCATGCTGCCAGAAAATTACCctttcttatgtttttttttatttttattttacagtgtacagtgcATCACTCACCGACGTCACAGTTTTCCCCAGTGAACCCAGCCTGACACTCGCTGCAGTCGGGCCCCGTGAAACCCCGCCGACACACGCAGCGGCCCCTCACGCAGCGGCCCCTGTTACTGCAGTTGTTGGGGCAGGTTTTGCTGGAGCAGTCCTGACCAGAGAAGCCCACGTCACAGACGCACTTCCCATTCACACATCTGCCCTTGTTATTGCAGTTACTGGGACAAGCCTGGGACGAGCAGTCGGGTCCAGTGAAGCCGCTCTCACACTCGCACCGGCCGTCGATACACACGCCCCGGTTACTGCAGTCTCCAGGACAGGATCTGGACGCGCAGTCCGGTCCAGTAAAGccgctctcacacacacacttcccatTGACACACTGTCCGCGGTTGCTGCAGTTATCTGGACATGTTTTTACAGAGCAGTCCGGCCCAGAGAAGCCCGGCTCGCACACGCACTGTCCGTTCACACAGCGGCCCCTGTTACTGCAGTTCCCCGGACAGGACCTCTCAGAGCAGTCCTGACCCATGAATCCAGAGTCACACACGCATTTTCCGTTCACACAGCGGCCCCGGCTGTTGCAGTTCCCAGGGCAGGACCTCTCGGAGCAGTCCTGACCAGCGAATCCAGAGTCACACACGCATTTTCCGTTCACACAGCGGCCCCGGCTGTTGCAGTTCCCGGGGCAGGACCTCTCGGAGCAGTCCTGACCAGCGAATCCAGAGTCACACACGCATTTTCCGTTCACACAGCGGCCCCGGCTGTTGCAGTTCCCAGGGCAGGACCTCTCGGAGCAGTCCTGACCAGCGAATCCAGAGTCACACACGCATTTTCCGTTCACACAGCGGCCCCGGCTGTTGCAGTTCCCGGGGCAGGACCTCTCGGAGCAGTCCTGACCAGCGAATCCAGAGTCACACACGCATTTTCCGTTCACACAGCGGCCCCGGCTGTTGCAGTTCCCAGGGCAGGACCTCTCGGAGCAGTCCTGACCAGCGAATCCAGAGTCACACACGCATTTTCCGTTCACACAGCGGCCCCGGCTGTTGCAGTTCCCGGGGCAGGACCTCTCGGAGCAGTCCTGACCCATGAATCCAGAGTCACACACGCATTTTCCGTTCACACAGCGTCCCCGGTTGTTGCAGTTCTCCGGACAGCTCCGTATCCCGCAGTCAGGGCCGGTAAACCCGGCCTCACACACGCACCTGCCGTTCACGCAGCGGCCCCTGTTATTGCAGTTCCCGGGACACGTGCTGGACGAGCAGTCCGGGCCACTGAAGCCtgcgtcacacacacacttcccatTCACACACCGGCCCCGGCTGCTGCAGTTATCCGGACATGTTTTTACAGAGCAGTCCGGGCCGCTGAAGCCtgcgtcacacacacactgtccgtTCACACACCGGCCCCGGCTGTTGCAGTCATCAGGACAGTCCGGGATACTGCAGTCCGGCCCACTGAATcctgagaaacacacacacttcccaTCGACACAGCGACCCTGGTCACTGCAGTCATCCGGACACTCGTCAGTCGAGGGACCAGCGGTGGTACAGACCGCACCTGTGGAGAAATAACACCACGATATAATGGCCACAGCTTCAGGAGTCACATCTGCATGTAAACACAGGAGCGAAATTATGATCATGTGTTCCAGAGAATGCGATGATTGACACCATTGTAACCATGTTTGGCATGCTCTATTTTTGACAAAAGTAACCAAAGAATTATGTTTTGCAGTGAATGGAacttttctattctattcttttTAGTAGAATCAAATGAAAAATGCATCCTGAATATATgcaagaaaatgcaaattcactctctgacagtaggtggtgcTTATAGAACAGCAGCAGCAAGCGTTTCCTTGATTACCGCTGTACACAATGCAGCGCTGCGGAGGTAATAGGACAAGAATGCTTCTGAAAACAGTTCcctttcatatatatattcatataaccCCAACCCCCATTTCAGTATATTTTTCTTCCTATACTTCGCAAACAGTGAGCTTTTGCTCTGCTGGCACATCTGtgttctatggaagcttgtctccaccatgaaataaaaaggtaattgtgactttttctctcacaatatctctcagaattgtgagttatacagtcagaattgcgtgatataaagtccggattgcgagatataaagtcagaattgcttgaaataaagtccgggttgcgagttataaagtcagaattttgagttataaagtcaggatttcatgatataaagtcaggattgcgagatataaagtcagaattgcgagttataaagtcaggatttcatgatataaagtcaggattgcgagttataaagtcaggattgcgagttataaagtcagaattgcgagatatgaagtcagaattttgagttataaagtcagaattgcttgaaataaagtcaggattgtgtgatacaaagtcagaattgcgagatataaagtcagaattgcttgaaataaagccaggattgcgagttataaagtcagaattgggagttataaagccaggattgcgagatataaagtcagatttgcgtgatataaagtcacaattacgagttataaagtcagaattgcttgaaataaagtcagaattacgagttataaagtcaggattgcttgaaataaagtcaggattgcgagttataaagtcaggattgcgtattataaagccagaattgggagttataaagtcaggattgtgagttataaagtcagatttgcgtgatataaagtcacaattacgagttataaagtcaggattgcttgaaataaagtcaggattgcgagttataaagtcagaattgcttgaaataaagccaggattgcgagatataaagtcagatttgcgtgatataaagtcagaattacgagttataacgtcaggattgcgagttataaagtcagaattgcttgaaataaagccaggattgcgagatataaagtcagatttgcgtgatataaagtcagaattacgagttataacgtcaggattgcgagttataaagtcagaattgcttgaaataaagccaggattgcaagttataaagtcagattccCACACAAATGACATTTCCAATTTATAGCTGTTTGACCGGTACATCTCTATTTTCTGTTATTGTTCAAAATCAAATCATCCCCCGTGCCGAATTGGACACCGTTGTGGGCCGtatgtttgacacccctgatCTAGTAGGATCTCATTTGATTACAGCTGAATATCTCCCAAAAGGATCCTTTAGGATCGGTCAGGATAGGCATTGTTTTGAATTTCTTGACTATGAGAAGCTTATGAGAGCCTGGGAAGGTCTGGATTGGTGGCATTCAGGAAGGGCTTTACCTTTGCTCTGCTGGGAGGTGCAGCATCCATCCGGACCTCCACATTTCTGCCTCAGATCCGACACCTCCTTCTCCAGTCTTTCAATACGCTCACGCAAGGCTGCAAAGTCCACCTCGCACTGACCACAACCTGAGCCTGATCCGGGCAGCAGACGGATCCGATGGGTCAGGACCAGAGGAGAATCAGGGTCCAagtccatctctctctctctggcccCGTCCTGTGTGCATGTGTCTGAAATAACAACTCTAACAGGCTGGGATCTGAGATCGCTGGAGACGCGCTGAGCTCCCGTCTGGATCGAGAGGGAAAGCAGGAGGAGGAAAGGCAACACAAATGCCATGTTTAAAGGGAGGAACACCTCCAAAATCAATGGATGATGTTTTGTTCGTGAATGAGAAGGTATTTTATTACAGTACTCAAAACATTTAGATTTAGTTTTTGCAGATGAACCGTTGGCTGAActcttctcttctctgctcTTCAAGCGTCTGTCCGACCtgtttcacacaaacacaatttcAGTTGTCATGCAGGATTCAATATTAGACATTCACCTGAAGTCGACATAAAAACAGCAtgtgcaacccattttacttgcAAGTTTCATGATGGTTTGAGGCAAAAATAAGAGGGACTGTTGAGCAgatttaattttgatgaaagatttcaaagacaagcTTCTTTTTGATGAATGACACATAATGAGAGCAGGAAAGTGTATTAAGAGAGTAAACAGGGTCGATTTTAATtccatgttgactttaaataaCGCTGTCAATGGAGCGACACAGAAGCTGCCAGATCAAATCAAGGAAAGTAAACGCCATGATCCTTTCCTGCTAAAATTCATTTAAACTGCTG encodes the following:
- the LOC127500865 gene encoding tenascin isoform X5, with the translated sequence MAFVLPFLLLLSLSIQTGAQRVSSDLRSQPVRVVISDTCTQDGAREREMDLDPDSPLVLTHRIRLLPGSGSGCGQCEVDFAALRERIERLEKEVSDLRQKCGGPDGCCTSQQSKGAVCTTAGPSTDECPDDCSDQGRCVDGKCVCFSGFSGPDCSIPDCPDDCNSRGRCVNGQCVCDAGFSGPDCSVKTCPDNCSSRGRCVNGKCVCDAGFSGPDCSSSTCPGNCNNRGRCVNGRCVCEAGFTGPDCGIRSCPENCNNRGRCVNGKCVCDSGFMGQDCSERSCPGNCNSRGRCVNGKCVCDSGFAGQDCSERSCPGNCNSRGRCVNGKCVCDSGFAGQDCSERSCPGNCNSRGRCVNGKCVCDSGFAGQDCSERSCPGNCNSRGRCVNGKCVCDSGFAGQDCSERSCPGNCNSRGRCVNGKCVCDSGFMGQDCSERSCPGNCSNRGRCVNGQCVCEPGFSGPDCSVKTCPDNCSNRGQCVNGKCVCESGFTGPDCASRSCPGDCSNRGVCIDGRCECESGFTGPDCSSQACPSNCNNKGRCVNGKCVCDVGFSGQDCSSKTCPNNCSNRGRCVRGRCVCRRGFTGPDCSECQAGFTGENCDVALAGVSRLSTRDITESSVTLSWTPAAVQYDTYHITFTSTKETEQKISSIISGTLNTYTQVGLAAGQQYMVSITGEKDGVMGTESTTQFTTLISGPKDLHVVKTSTTSVIVQWEKAQGEIDRYVLSVAPNQTDGSGRLPELNLPPERDSAQIDGLQPGRLYDISLVAEKGGDRSRPASVQATPGPEPPSDLVFSDVTDGSFTVSWTKPKSKVSGFKITHTQVQEGEPISVSVNSETLRLDLSSMSPGSTYEVSVMSVLGQDESDSIKGTVTTLPDAPTDLRAINVTDSKALLLWRPALATVDHYIIVYSSDTAPGSGITIKVSGNAAEQQLQGLRSSTQYSVSVQSRRGDLSSSRATTVFSTTGAGKIVDGPRDLKASQVMPRTAVLSWKPPVSAITGYKLSYYTDNQDIKEVIVEPTATELKLSRLKPSSTYTARLRAVSGGLDSTAISTEFSTGNLRFPFPTDCSQEQQNGVLESGILELFPQGREGKPVMVYCDMETDGGGWMVFQRRKDGKTNFFRNWREYSSGFGALDGEFWLGNELLHNFTKMSPMTLRIDLRAGDESVYARYSSFSVENAKKHYTIRVSGYSGTAGDSMSYHDGRPFSTRDRDPQPFITRCAMSYRGGWWYKNCHEANLNGLYNTNKNHQGVIWTEWKGKNFSIPFTEMKFRPASFRP